GAATTCGCTCATTTCATCTATCATTACCTGGGGCACAAGGTGCGTATTTTCTGGTGCCTGCATTCCACCCATCATGCGCCGCAGGCCATGAACCTGTCGGTCACCTATGCGCACTTTTTTCTGGAAGCGCCGTATGCAGACGTGATCCGTACTTCCATCTGTATACTGGCCGGCGTAAATCCGCCGATGTTGTTTCTGATCATGTTCATCGATGGTACATGGGGCGCTTTTATCCATGTGGGGGAGAACATCCTGCCGGATGGCAGGATGGGTTTTCTGAACCGTATCATCCTGACGCCGTCCTATCACCGGGTGCATCACGCGAAGAACCCGGAGTACATGGACACCAATTTCTGCAACCTGCTCAACATATGGGATAAGGTGTTCGGTACTTTTCAACCGGAAAAAAGAGACGTGAAAATAGTATATGGCATTACCCGGGAGATGAATCCGGGCAATCTGCTGGACGTGTATTTCGGCGAGTTGTACTGCCTGTGGAAAGATATCCGCAGGGCGCCGGGAATTGTCAACAAGTTGCTGTACCTCGTGATGCCGCCGGGATGGAGCCATACCGGCGACCACAAAACTGCCAAAGTGGTAAAGAAGGCGTACCAGGAAGAAGTGACGGCAGCACTTTAAAGATATGGCCTCTTGCAGCACAATATAGCCCGGAGCAAAACCCCGGGCTATATTGTGCTGCAAGAGGCCATGCCCTTGTCAGAAAAAGAATTGCTCTGAAATGACTTTGCCATCCTTGACAACATACACACAAAGTTCTTCAAACGTACTGCGGTCCCTGCCTTTGAATTTGGTGTCCATGGTGAGCGTGAAAGCAATGGAATTACCGGCTATCAGGGGCTCGGATACTTTCACGCCGTAGGACGCTTCTATGAGGTCCGTAAACAGCTCTCCCTTGCGGATGATATTTTGCAGGCCTTTGGTTTCCTTTTCAAAACCGCCGGTGGCTTCCGGTTCAATGCTGATGGCATCTTCTGCATACAGTTCCTTGTGTGCGCCCATGTAGTCCTCTTTTTCGCAGTAGGTAGCGAGGCGCCTGGCAATTTCCTGGATTGTCATAGTGCTATGGTTTATAAGTGTTTGTTTTTAAACACAATAAAAACCGGGCCGCATTTTACCCCTGGCAGGCAGATATTGTTGGGCCCGTATTAGTTTTTGTCCTTCAAAAAAAGTACCTTCAGGGGGATGAAAATGCTTTCTAAGTCAAAAATGCCGCTAAACCGGCAAGATTTTTTCTGCACACTATCTGTTATACGAAGATACTCGCCATCCGTCCTACAACCGGATGAAGCGCATGTCGGGGTATGGACCTATTTGCCTTTTATCAAAAAAATCAGATTCTACATTGAACAAGACCAACACTATCATCAAAGGATCAGGTAGCTTTATTCCTGCGGTCGCAAAACTGAACCGGGATTTTATACCCAACCATTTTTATGATGCTCAGCATGCCTCTATTAATACGCCGGGCGAAGAAATTGTCGACAAGTTCCGGCAGATCACCGGTATCTGTGAGCGTCGTTATGTAACTGATGATCAGCATACCTCTGAAATAGCCGCATGGTCGGCCAAAAAAGCACTCGAAGATGCCGGCGTGGACCCGGAAACGATTGACCAGCTGATAGTAGCGCACAATTTCGGAGATGTGGAGCAGGGCTCTATACAGTCTGGCGCTGTGCCTTCACTGGCGGCCCGCGTAAAAAATATACTGGGCATCCGCAATCCCAACTGTGTGGCATATGATATCCTCTTCGGCTGCCCTGGCTGGCTGCAGGGAGTTATCCAGGCAGACGCGTTTATCCGCGCCGGTGTGGCGAAACGTTGCCTCGTCATCGGCGCAGAAGTGCTGAGCCGCGTGCTCGACAGCCATGACCGTGACAGCATGATCTTCAGCGACGGTGCCGGCGCCATGGTGCTGGAAGCTGCCGAAGGAACGGCAGATGGTCCGGGTATCCTTGCCGCCGCAGCACAGACTTATGCGATGCAGGAACTGAACTATATCAGCACCGGCGTTTCCAACTCCCCGGACGACAATACCGGTATCAAATACGTGAAGATGCAGGGACGCCGCGTGTACGAGTTTGCCCTCAAACACGTACCGGAGGCTATCAAATCCTGTATCGACGCTACAGGGATACCTATCTCACAGATAAAAAAGATATTCATTCACCAGGCCAACGAAAAACTGGACGAAGCCATCATCAAAGCGCTGTACAAACTGTACGACCTGACACCGGACCTGGCCAGCGTAATGCCAATGAACATTCATGAACTGGGCAATAGCTCCGTAGCTACTATTCCCACGCTGTTTGACATGGTGCGCAAAGGCGATCTGCCGGAACATACCCTGCATCCGGGCGATGTGATCGTATTTGCTTCTGTAGGCGCCGGTATGAATATCAATGCGGTTTGTTACCGGATGTAACAGCCTCATCTGATATGGTCAAAAAAGGGAAAACTGTATCTGTTTTAGGCGGAGGAATTGTTGCATTTTTGCTGTTCAATAATCCTCCACGATATGAATATCCGTTTCTTCCAGGTAGACGCTTTTACGAACAAACCTTTCTCCGGTAACCCGGCCGGCGTATGCCTGTCGGAAGCTCCATTGGCCGATGAAACGATGCTGGCCGTTGCGGCAGAAAACAACCTCTCCGAAACAGCTTTCCTGGTGAAGCAGGCAGACGGTTACAGCCTTCGCTGGTTTACGCCCAGAGTAGAGATAGCCCTCTGCGGGCATGCTACGCTGGCCAGCGCGCATGTGCTGTGGAGCAACGGACTGGAGCCCCGTGATACGCCCCTGCGCTTTCATACGGTGCGCAGTGGCCTGTTGACCGCCACCGCCAGAGAGGAGCTGATTGAACTCGATTTTCCCGCACGTACTTATGAACCGGTAGTGCTGCCAACTGCCTTGCGTCAGTTGTTCCAGGACAACTACAGCAACACCGTGTATAGCCATGACCGTTATATCGTGGAGCTGCCGTCAGCCGGCGCGGTGGCGGCATTTGAACCCGACTTCCAGTTGCTGGCGTCGTATCCGGTGGTGATCACCGCCCCGGGAGACAGCGACAGTCCCTATGATTTTGTTTCCCGCTATTTTGCCGCACCACTGGGCGTCAACGAAGACCCGGTGACTGGTTCCGCGCATTGTTGCCTGGCGCCGTACTGGGCGGACAAGTTGGGCAAGACCAGCTTTAGCGCTTATCAGGCTTCCGCCAGGGGAGGAGAACTGAAGGTGGAGCTTCATGGCGAGCGCGTTTTACTCCGTGGGGAAGCCGTGACCGTTATCTCCGGTACATTTCATGTAAACCAACAATAAAAGGAACCCATGTCTGTTTACGAACAATTCAAACAATTACATCACCAGGAAACACCACTGCTGCTGAGTAATGCCTGGGATGTGGCCAGCGCCCGCGTGATGCAGGAAAAAGGCGTTAAAGCCATCGCTACGTCCAGCTCGGCCATTGCGGACACGCTCGGATATGCCGACGGTCAAAACATCTCTTTCGGGGAACTGCTGCATATTATCCGCCGCATTGTGGCCTGCGTGGAAGTGCCTGTATCTGCTGATATTGAAGCGGGATACGCCAGTTCCACTGAAGACCTGCTGGCTAATATAGACCTGCTGGTAGCAGCCGGCGTGGCAGGCATCAACCTGGAAGATTCAGCACCTTCCGGCACGAGAACGCTGCTGCCCGCAGATGATCTGGTGAAAAAAATCTCCGCTATCAAAAGCCACCTCGCGGCAAAAGGACAAAACCTGTTCATCAATGCACGCACCGACACGTTCCTGTTAGACATTCCCGGAAAACTGGAAGAAACGTTTGTACGGGCGCGGTTATACGCACAAGCCGGCGCAGACGGGCTGTTTGTTCCCTTCATCAAAGACCCTGCGGATATTGAGGCAGTAGTATCTGCCACCACGCTGCCGGTGAACGTTCTGGCGATGAAAGGCCTGGCGGGAATAGCGGAACTGAACACGCTCGGTGTAAAACGTATCAGTATGGGCGGCAGTATGTACTGGGCCCAGAAAAGAGCGTTGGGGCAACGTTTGGAGCAGGTAATCGCAGATGGCGGTTTTGAATCCGTTTTTTAATTGACAGATTTTCTAATTGACGGATGTTGGAATGCTGATAGAGACTATAAATCCCAACATCCGTCAATCAAATAGCTACATATCAAAATATCCCAATATCAAAATGTAATAGTTTGTTGACCGCTGTGTAAGGGTTTCTCTTTTCCTTCCCACACAAAGACCCCGTCCAGTCCGGCCGGCAGGCTAACGCTGGCGGTAATGCCATGCGCCCCTTTTCGTATAATCGATACTGTTATATTGCCCAGCGGGTGTGGCATACTGCCTTTAATTTGTTGCAGTTCACCGGGCGCGGGCGCGATCTTCACACGCGCAAACCCTGGTTGGGCAGGCACGATGCCACAGATGGTGGCCAGAAAATCGTAGTTGGGGCTGGCGCTCCAGGCATGGCAGTCGGAGCGGGTAGGCTCCGGGTTCTCCGCGAAAGTGGTAAGGCCCATCGCCAGCATATCACGCCAGGGCTGTAGCTGACCGTAGTACTGATTGGCCATACCGGCTTTCTTCAACGCCTGGTTGAGATAAAAACGATAATAGAATGTAGCCTGACTAAGGGTGGTGTCTGTCATCAGCCTGCGAAGGACTGATTGTTCCTGGCCGGAAGGGATGGCGCCCGCCAGCACGGCCATAATGCCGGCATGCTGACTGAAAGCCTTTTTCTCCGGGGTATTGGCCATTGCATTGCGGGCCGGGTCAAAACACTGGCGGTACACGCTCCGGGTAAGCTGTTGCGCTACCTCTTTGTAATGCTGCGCCAGCGATGCTTTCCCAAAACCGGCAAACAAAGCGGCCGCCTGGTGCAACGTATACGCATATTGTAAAGTGATCACGGCAGAATGGCCATTGGTGGCGCCATCAGGCACACCACCGGGGAAGGAGGTGTTCCAGTCGGTGAAGCCCCACCACTGCATAGGCCCCAGCATCATCCGGCTGCTGTCGATATGCCGCTCGTACCAGTCCAGCACGCCCTGTGCGGCCATGAGGTACTGTTGCAGGAATGCATCGTCTTTGCGGTGCATCCAGTAATCGTGCAACATAGACACCCAGAAAAGCGAGAAAGGAGGGATCACCTGCATACGGTTGCTCGGATAACGGCCCTGGGTAAGTCCTTCGGGCACACGCGAACAGTAGAAGTCGTGGATAGCTTTGCGCATCAGCCGGTCGTCACCGGCCACGTAGAGGGAAATGAGCGATTGTATACGGGTATCGCCTTCATATTGCAGCTGTTCGTAGTAAGGGCAGTCGAAATACGTTTCGCCGGCGCAGAGCCGTGCGGTGCGCCAGCCGGTTTTCCATATGTCCGTCAGCGTAGTATCGTTGCAACTGAAAGCTGCTTTTTCTTCAAAGGGGTAGCCGGTGCGCATGCCATAAAGATCGTCTATACGCAGTGGCTCGTCACCGGTGGTGATGTCCAGCTGGAGATAACGATAGGTGCGGAACCATAACGGCCGGAAAGTGCGGTGGTTGCCGCCATCCGGTTCAAAGATGTCATAGTTGCCGATGATCTCCATGCCTTCCACCTGGTTACGGTTAGCTTTCTGGTGGTCGCGGAACAGTGCTTCTGCATACGTCATTTTGATGCTGGAAGCCTTGCCGCCGGAAACGGTCAGTTGCGGATAGGCGGAGGTGTTATAGGTCTGGTCCACCAGTATGCTTACCGTCTGGTGTGCCGGTATTTCCAGCGTGCCGGGTTTGTTGGGCCACCCGGCCACCGGGGTGATACCGCCGGAGCGCCGCACGGTGCCCATTCGCTCCGGCACTTCTTCCATCAGCGGAATGCTGCGGGGAACCAGCGTCCATAGGTTATCGGTACCATAACCGGCGGAAGCAGGGTGCGTGACGCCGGCAGCGGCGCTCCAGCCGCTGTCGTCAAAGCCGGGCTGCTCCCAGCCCCAGGGAAAGGCTGTTCCTTTTACATGATCGCCGGGCCCAACGACCATATAGCTGCGCATGCGCGCGCCATTGTCGAGTGAACAGGGCGTATAGGCGGTATCGTGATACACTTTCCAGCTTTTGTCTGTATTGACGATCTTCTCCGCATCGGTATCTCCCTGCAGCAGCCATCCGGTTTGGTTAGATACCTGTGCTACCGGCGCATGTTCTCCCATATTCCAGACCAAAGCCGCCAGGGTATTGTTACCCGCCTGCAGGTAAGGGGCGATGTCAACGCTCTCGTAGTTCCAGTTATAGAGGTCGCCGCGGGCAGGACCGCTGCATACGGCCTGACCGTTCACAAAGAAGCGGTAGCGGTTATCAGCGCTCAGGTGGACGATAAATTTTGAAGGTTTGGCGGCCAGTGTGACGGTCTTCCGGAAATGATAGATGCCATAGGCCCGCTGGGCGATGCCCGGACAGCTGATCCAGGTGGCCGTCCAGTGGTTTTGCAGCAGTGCCGGATTGGGAGGCAGCTGGCTGTGCGCCATAAATGGACTGACGCAGCAAAGCAGGGCCAGTAGCGGATATACGTGGAACTTCATATGGTAGCTTTTATTGGTAAGCAGTACCGGTAAGATAGTACCTAATGTTTATACACAAAAGAAAATATGACCGGCGGACAGGACAGTACAGGACGCGCGGCGGGGTGGTTGTAAATAATTCTGTACTTTTGCGCCGCTTTGACCAATTTTAACAGCATGCGTTTTTATACGAATAACCGTACACTCCTGGTATTTCTGCTGACGGGCCTGTGTGGCCGCGCAGCGGCACAGCAGCGTCCTGATACGGCCATGGCCACCCATAGCCTCGAAGAGGTGATTGTACAGGAAAACAGGCTGGCAGCGCCTTTGAAGGCGGCCAACCGCAATATTACCATCATCAGCCGCAAACAGATAGATGCTTTGGCTGTTACCTCCATCAACGAGGTATTGGCCTTTGTTCCCGGCCTGGACGTGCGCCAGCGCGGCCCGGGAGGTGTTCAGGCGGATATCGGCATAGATGGCGGCACTTTTGACCAGACGCTTGTGCTGCTGAACGGCATTAAAATCACCGATCCGCAGACAGGACACAATATCATGAACCTGCCCGTTTCCCTGGAAGATGTGGACCATATCGAGGTGCTCCGCGGCGCGGCAGCCAGGGTTTACGGTATCAACGCCCTCAACGGCGCTATCAATATCATCACCCGGCAGCCGAAGGAAACAGGGGCCGTTGTCCGCGCCAATGTGGGCAGCAGCTTCAAAAAAGACGAAAAAAACAAGTTGTACAGTGGTTATGGCGTGGGCGCTACCGGCACCCTGATGACCGGCAACACCGGACAGTCGCTGTCCCTCAACGCCAACAGCGGCAATGGTTACCGCTACAATACGGCTTACGATAACTACCGGGCCTTTTACCAGGGCGTTTTTCAGCCGGCAGCCAACCACGACGTCCGCGCACTGGCAGGCTTCGTGAAAAACAGCTATGGCGCCAACGGCTTCTACGCCGCCCCCGGCGACAAAGAATCAGAAGAATCGGTGAAAACTTTCCTGGCCGCTGTGAGCGATAAAATACAGATCAACAAAAGCTGGGAGATGACACCCCGGGTAAGCTACCGTTACACGGAAGACAATTATCTCTATGTAAAACAAAACAAGGCAGGCGCCAATCTGCACGACAATAACATTGTGGACGCAGAGCTCAATAACCGTTTTGAAACCGCCATCGGTTCATTCGGCGCGGGCGCGGAAGCACGTTATGAAGCTATCAACAGCAACAACCTGGGCAAGCATGAACGTACCAACATCGGTATCTATGGTGAGTATAAAAGTAAAGCCGACAAGCGGTTCAGCTTCTCGGTAGGTGGTTACCTGAACTACAACTCCGCCTATGGATGGCAGTTCTTCCCCGGAGCAGACGCGGGTTTCAACATCACCTCTGATCTGAAACTGTATGCCAATATCGGTACGGCGCAACGCCTGCCAACCTATACTGATTTGTATTACAAGAGCCCGGCCATCCTGGGAAATGCCAACCTGGGCGTGGAGAAGGCCACTTATATGGAAGCCGGCCTCCGGAAATACAGCGGTAAATTCTCCTATTCCGGCAGTGTCTTCTACCGTCAGATATCCGATTTTATTGATTACGTGAAAGACAGCCTGCCGCAGCCCTGGCAGCCGCAGAACTTCCAGCGGGCGGACACCAAAGGGTTCTCGCTGCAAACGGGCTATGCTACCACTTTTGCCTCCGGCGTGTTCAATAGTTTTGCCGCCAATGCAGGTTATAACTACCTGTCGCCTTCTTTTAAGGGAGATGACAACAGCAAAAAAATATCCCGCTACGTGATCGAAAGCCTGCGGCATCAGCTCACCGCCGGTGTAAGGGCTTCCTTACTGCAACACTGGATGGTGTCTGCAACTGCCCGTTACAATATGCGTATTAACTATAAGGACTATACCGTAGTGGATGCGCGTATCGCGTATCAGCAGCGGCGTTTCCAGGTATACGCAGATGCGAACAACCTGCTGGACGTGACTTATGTGGAAGCCGGCGCCGTGCCGATGCCCGGCAGATGGGTGACCCTGGGCAGTACCGTGAAATTCTAACAGCAAGGTTTAACAATAACAAGGTGAACTTTTTTCTTGTCACGAATGTATTTTAAGTCACACTTAAAGCCTTCCGTACATGAAAAAGTTCACCTTCTTTTTAAGTATCGGGGCATCAGCCCTGCTGTTATGGATTTCCTGTGCCAGCCCCAATTCCGGTGGCGGCGACTGGAAAGCCAAAGCTGATTCTCTCCAGGCAAAGCTGGACCAGTATGAGAAAGACCAGCAACAGCTGAACACTTACCTGACCCGTTTTGATTCGCTGGACTTTAACTTCTACAGCCACCAGCTGTGGGACAGTCTGCAGATCAGCCACGCCAATAACATTGTAGTCACCTATCCCGACGGGCACCAGACAACGGGCATCCCCACCCACATTGATGAACTGAAACCCATGTTTGTATTTGCCCCTGACACAAAGATCACCGCTCACCCTGTTAAATTCGGCTCCGGAAAATATACCTGCGTGATAGGCGAAATGCAGGGCACTTTTTCTCAGCCGATGCCTATAGGCGGCGGCAAGACCATGCCACCTACCGGCAAAAAATTCAAACTTCAGATGTGTACCGTAGGAGAGTGGAAAGACGGTAAGATGGTGGCGGAAACGCTTTTCTGGGACAATGCGGCATTGATGAAACAGATTTCACAATAGCAGCTGTTACAAATGTGTGATAAGGCGCGCGCCTGGTATGTCTTTTTCATTGACCCCACTGTAAAACAGCACCGTATAAGCCTTTCCCGCTTCCAGTTGCAGACCGGAGAGCGTCGGGATATTTAATGCCTGACCGTTTACGCTGACAGTCAGCGAAACCGTACCTGCGTCTACGTTAGTGAACGGTCCCAGCTCATAAGCAGCGCCCGACAGGTTAGCCCCGCCGGCGCTGCCATAACCCACCTTTTCAAACCAGACTTTTTCATTGCTCTGCTGTTGCAGCTTCACCTGTACATCGCCGGTACCGGCAGCGAAGTGCAGGAAGCGTAGTTTTGCTTTGCCGGCAGGCGCCTGGCTTAGGTCATCATAAAATAATACCAGCGTGTCCTTGCTACGGTCGTTCTTTTTGGCTGCGGCCACAACGGTGTGATAGTAACCGGCAATAGGGCCGTTAGGGCCGCCTGTTTCCGTATAGGCGGCACTGTTGCCAAACTGGCGCGAAGCCTTGTAGCTGGAGCCGTTGCCTTCGGTGAAGTTGATCTGCACATTGCCGTAGGTAACAGGCACATAGGGAGAAGCCTGGTTTATGCCCACGGCCGTCGTGGTGACCTGTTGGGTGAACGTCCAGAACTGGATGCCGGTGGCCACCGGGCGGGCATTGACGAAGCTGATGTAAGCATTGAGCGGTGGCCGTTCTGCGGCATTCACATCGAGGTAATCGCTTTTGGTGCATGCGCTCAATGTTAACAGTATAAGCGGAAAATATCTTTTCATATGACGTTGTTTTAGGGCGATGATCAGAATTTGCCAAAGAGCCTTACAAATGGCTGTATGCCTGCGCTGCCGTTTTGTATGCCCACTACCGTGGGGTTGCGCAGGCCTGAAATAGCGGGATCGGTATAATCTCCCAGTACGTTGAAGACATTATTGACGCCTACCGTCACCTGGATGGCCGGGCTGATATGATAGCCTGCGGACAGGTCTGTGACCCAGATGGGTTTCAGTTCCTGGAAGTAATAGTCCGGTTTGGGGAAGGTGGCATTTTGTGCCGTAGCGGTGGTCACAGACCCGAAGTATACCGTGCGTACCAGCAGCGACCAGCGGGGTGTGTTCCAGGTACCCTGCAGCGTTATTTTCTGACCTGGAATATTGGTCGTTACCCTTGCCCGTTCAGCTTCGCTGAAGATCACGTATTGATATTCTTCCAGTCCTTTGGGCGTATTGATATGCGTTACTTCATTGTGTACGAAGTTGCCTCCGGCGAGCAGCTGGACCTGGCTGTGGTCCAGCGGAATGCGGTAGCTGGCGGTTATCTCCACGCCTTTGGTGCGGGTGCTGAAGGCATTGTAAAAGAATTTGGCCTGTGTGGTGCCCGTTTGCAGCAGCAGCGTGCGTACGTCTGCCGGCAGGTGGGTATCGCTGGCAGAGAAGTTACCGGTATTGCCTACACGGTTTCTGATGTCCACGTAATATGCGTCGGCGGTGATTTCTGCATTGGGCGCGGGCTGCGACGTAATACCGGCGGTATATCCGGTGGAGCGTTCGGGCGTAAGCGAAGGGATGCCGAGAGCGCGGGTGGCCGCGCTTTTGTTGGAGGCTGTCACCAGATCTATGGCGCGGCCCTGTTGAAAGGTGGTAGAGGTTTCAGTGTAATAAAACTGCGCCAGGTCGGGCGCGCGGAAACCGGTATTGGCAGAGGCGCGCAGACTTAGCCATGGCGCAAAACTGTAACGCGAAGCTATTTTACCGGTGGTCACATTACCAAAATCAGAGAAGTTCTCTGCCCGTACGGCGGCAGACACCAGCCACTGAGAGGTGATTTTGGCTTCTATATCGGCATAGGCGGCAACTATGGAGCGGCTTACATTCACTTCATTGACCGGCCGGAAGCCGGCATGTATCTGCGATCCGGGGGAGAGGCCGTTAAGCGCCAGCCAGCCTGCATCGGAGAGATAGGGCACGCCGGCGGCGCTGGTATCTACACGGTAAACGGCGCGCAGGTCGCCTTTGACATAGGACGCTTCTTCACCGGCAATGATCTGGTAGGTTTCGGTGCGGTATTGCGCCCCAAAAGCGACGTTAAGGCCGTGCAGCGCCTGTTTGAAGTAACGGCTGATATCCAGGCTGGCGGTGTTCTGTGCGCCGTTGTATTTGCCGGCATCGAAGGTAGTGGGGCTTTTGGCGCCCAGGCTTGCATTCAATGAGTTGCTGATCACATTGCTGAAATCATTTCTGCCGTACACATCGGACAGGTCGATTTTCCATTGGTTGATCGTTGTTTTTATGCCGATGGCGATGGATTTGTCGGTGATACCATTGTCCATAGCGGGAAGAAAACCGTCGGGGTACAAAGTGGTATTGTTGCGCTCTGTCCAGCCCGGGAGGCGGTACACGGCGGTGAACTGTGAGTTTCGGCGGCTGATGCCACCGAAAGCGTACAACTCTGTCTGTTCCCTAACGGGAATGGCTGTATTAAAAAACAGCAGCGCTTCTTTGGCTTTGTTGG
This sequence is a window from Chitinophaga varians. Protein-coding genes within it:
- a CDS encoding TonB-dependent receptor plug domain-containing protein codes for the protein MKKIILTVTAPLLFHSLSAQEKHLTDTTRQLGEIQIVGSRSADRTKLNSPVPVDIIDIKSLQETAPQTSITQLLQYISPSFHSVNGSNAGDAGSALNLAQLRGLGVDQLLVLVNGKRRHKSANVNWGGLGNGATGYDLNALPVSAVERIEILRDGAAAQYGSDAIAGVINIVLKKQTDHIVVNTSASTRRRGDGVTTRTGINYGTRVGQQGGFLNVTAEFATQAIALPPGRDDAGLYLGPIYGGGANTRGYDAIYTKEIDDAILKSRGIDRHYFDQRGPGSNKAKEALLFFNTAIPVREQTELYAFGGISRRNSQFTAVYRLPGWTERNNTTLYPDGFLPAMDNGITDKSIAIGIKTTINQWKIDLSDVYGRNDFSNVISNSLNASLGAKSPTTFDAGKYNGAQNTASLDISRYFKQALHGLNVAFGAQYRTETYQIIAGEEASYVKGDLRAVYRVDTSAAGVPYLSDAGWLALNGLSPGSQIHAGFRPVNEVNVSRSIVAAYADIEAKITSQWLVSAAVRAENFSDFGNVTTGKIASRYSFAPWLSLRASANTGFRAPDLAQFYYTETSTTFQQGRAIDLVTASNKSAATRALGIPSLTPERSTGYTAGITSQPAPNAEITADAYYVDIRNRVGNTGNFSASDTHLPADVRTLLLQTGTTQAKFFYNAFSTRTKGVEITASYRIPLDHSQVQLLAGGNFVHNEVTHINTPKGLEEYQYVIFSEAERARVTTNIPGQKITLQGTWNTPRWSLLVRTVYFGSVTTATAQNATFPKPDYYFQELKPIWVTDLSAGYHISPAIQVTVGVNNVFNVLGDYTDPAISGLRNPTVVGIQNGSAGIQPFVRLFGKF